One segment of Oscillospiraceae bacterium MB08-C2-2 DNA contains the following:
- a CDS encoding ABC transporter permease: MENSTSTVTLEKKEGNALVRFYGNLGVSMKRAISSTVVLIVLFSLFATLQPSLFLSVVNLQNLLQQIVTYTIIGCGLTFCLVCGGNDLSAGASMALSGIIVVLLLAQGYPLWFCIICCLLMGLLTGIMNGFFIEILGVMPFVATLGTQWVYRGMANAIVNGAPVYTTTIPSEEVQAQFYLLGGGRFANGLPYSVIIALVYAIIVGVLLAKTRIGRQIYACGSNLEAAKLSGINAVGTRMFAYCMSGFSAAICGILVTSRLKSAQPTAGTGYEMEAIAAAVLGGISIAGGEGTILNTVIGALMMGVIRNGLNLNKVNSFWQQVIIGLILVIAVALEVYRHRKSGSTAQTPLQQLVNRFFKKPVAINTKS, encoded by the coding sequence ATGGAAAACTCTACTTCAACCGTAACCCTTGAGAAGAAAGAGGGTAATGCATTGGTCAGATTTTACGGCAATCTGGGCGTTTCGATGAAGCGGGCTATTAGTTCCACTGTCGTGCTGATTGTGCTGTTTAGCTTGTTTGCTACACTTCAGCCCAGTTTGTTCCTATCTGTTGTTAATCTGCAAAACCTGCTGCAACAAATCGTTACATACACCATTATCGGCTGCGGGCTTACATTTTGTTTGGTTTGCGGCGGTAATGACCTTTCGGCAGGTGCATCTATGGCATTATCCGGCATCATTGTTGTTCTTTTGCTGGCACAGGGCTATCCCTTATGGTTCTGCATTATATGCTGCTTGCTGATGGGACTGCTTACCGGCATAATGAATGGCTTTTTCATCGAAATTCTGGGTGTTATGCCTTTTGTGGCCACACTGGGAACCCAATGGGTTTATCGGGGCATGGCCAACGCCATTGTAAACGGTGCGCCGGTTTATACCACCACCATCCCCAGCGAGGAAGTACAGGCTCAGTTTTATTTATTGGGTGGCGGGCGTTTTGCCAATGGGCTGCCCTACAGCGTGATTATCGCCTTGGTTTATGCCATTATTGTGGGTGTGTTGTTGGCCAAGACCCGCATTGGGCGCCAGATTTATGCCTGCGGTTCCAACTTGGAGGCTGCTAAGCTTTCTGGGATCAATGCGGTGGGTACGCGTATGTTTGCTTACTGCATGAGCGGTTTTTCGGCCGCTATCTGTGGAATCTTGGTGACTTCTCGCCTTAAATCCGCACAGCCCACAGCCGGTACCGGCTATGAAATGGAAGCCATTGCAGCGGCTGTTCTTGGTGGAATCTCCATCGCCGGCGGCGAAGGAACGATCCTTAACACCGTGATTGGTGCCTTGATGATGGGTGTTATCCGCAATGGCCTTAACCTGAACAAGGTGAATTCCTTCTGGCAGCAGGTTATCATTGGTCTTATTCTTGTCATCGCCGTTGCTCTTGAGGTTTACCGTCACCGCAAGAGTGGCTCTACCGCACAGACCCCATTGCAGCAGTTAGTGAACCGGTTCTTTAAAAAGCCGGTAGCTATAAATACAAAAAGCTAG
- a CDS encoding sugar ABC transporter ATP-binding protein produces the protein MGNELFRMENISKSFPGVKALDNVSFSVNKGEVHGLVGENGAGKSTLMKIMTGVYRADSGSIFIEGEPVQIDSVSKAHELGISIIFQEMTLCRHLTVADNIFIGRPHIKAGFINDKQMHKEAKKILDDLGIDINTYTTVSTLSVAKQQMVEIAKAISYNSRILVLDEPTATLTEREIAQLFDIIRNLQKKGVGMVYISHRMEELNQICERASVLRDGQYIGTRSLKEITLNELVNMIVGRSLEDKFPKHDRQIGEVALEVRNLHVTGKVHIDYFKVHKGEILGISGLVGAGRTEIMRCVFGADKSESMDITLFGKSVKIRSPIQAIRNGMAYATENRKFDGLALGLDVEYNTNMAHLREITRFGFVDDKKGSANAEKYRRLLKTKTPSLRQICNNLSGGNQQKVVLSKWLCNDVKILIVDEPTRGIDVGAKFEIYQLFNQLSDMGVAIVMISSELPEILGMSDRVLVIHKGAINGELMAKETTQEEILYLAAGYNKLEGKEAPTVAYSNAGH, from the coding sequence ATGGGCAATGAGCTTTTCCGCATGGAAAACATAAGTAAAAGCTTCCCGGGCGTAAAAGCGCTGGACAATGTATCGTTTTCGGTCAACAAAGGGGAGGTGCACGGCCTTGTTGGAGAAAACGGAGCTGGAAAATCCACACTAATGAAGATTATGACAGGGGTTTACCGGGCTGATTCAGGTTCTATTTTCATTGAGGGAGAACCGGTGCAGATTGATTCGGTATCCAAGGCCCATGAGCTGGGGATCAGCATTATCTTTCAGGAAATGACCCTTTGCCGGCATCTGACCGTTGCGGATAACATCTTTATTGGCCGGCCCCATATTAAGGCCGGGTTCATTAATGATAAGCAGATGCACAAGGAAGCCAAAAAGATTCTGGATGATTTGGGCATTGACATCAACACCTACACCACCGTGAGCACCCTGAGCGTTGCCAAGCAGCAGATGGTGGAAATTGCCAAGGCGATCTCTTATAATTCCCGCATTCTCGTGCTGGATGAACCCACTGCAACTTTGACCGAGCGGGAAATTGCGCAGCTCTTTGATATTATACGCAACCTGCAAAAGAAGGGCGTGGGCATGGTATACATCTCCCATCGAATGGAGGAGCTGAACCAGATTTGCGAACGGGCCAGTGTTCTGCGGGACGGCCAATACATTGGAACACGCAGCCTTAAAGAGATTACCCTGAACGAACTGGTCAATATGATTGTGGGGCGCTCCTTGGAGGATAAATTCCCCAAGCATGATCGCCAGATTGGCGAGGTGGCTCTGGAGGTTCGCAATCTGCATGTCACCGGCAAGGTACATATTGATTACTTTAAGGTGCACAAAGGCGAAATCCTAGGCATTTCCGGGCTTGTGGGAGCGGGGCGCACCGAGATTATGCGCTGTGTGTTTGGTGCTGATAAATCCGAGTCTATGGATATTACCCTCTTTGGCAAGTCGGTCAAGATTCGGTCTCCCATCCAAGCTATCCGCAACGGAATGGCTTATGCCACAGAGAACCGAAAGTTTGACGGTCTGGCTCTTGGGTTGGATGTGGAATACAACACCAACATGGCTCACCTGCGGGAGATCACCCGGTTTGGCTTTGTAGACGATAAAAAAGGCTCTGCCAACGCCGAGAAATACCGGCGGCTGCTCAAAACCAAGACCCCGTCTCTGCGGCAGATCTGTAATAACCTTTCGGGTGGAAACCAGCAGAAAGTGGTTTTGTCTAAATGGCTTTGCAACGATGTGAAGATACTGATTGTGGATGAACCTACTCGAGGTATTGACGTTGGTGCTAAGTTCGAAATTTACCAGCTGTTTAATCAGCTCAGCGACATGGGTGTGGCAATTGTTATGATTTCATCCGAATTGCCTGAAATTCTTGGAATGAGTGACCGGGTACTCGTTATTCACAAGGGAGCCATTAACGGTGAACTGATGGCAAAGGAAACCACCCAAGAAGAAATCCTCTATTTGGCCGCCGGATACAATAAATTGGAGGGCAAAGAGGCGCCGACAGTCGCTTACAGCAATGCGGGGCATTAG
- a CDS encoding sugar-binding protein has translation MNTKRIISLILVLVLAIPLNLFGGIIAFAADAKTVTGSSDDYNGAEMWLRYVLVDDNDLLQSYKNTIKSIIVPEENAAALYKFSETDLFYESYGYKGLQQPAGSTEVIPQTTLEAARIELDQAFEGLLGSKIPKATKVSDGAVIVGTPATSDIIAGLNLDSALGEVGDEGYIIKSLSVSGSKVTVIAGNTEIGALYGTYAFLRLIQTQESISDLNISDFPKVNHRRINSWEKERFYAGNNVGTNYDKGGLNGESGFLFNFDLSLSSSTGGNVAHSNKNAGAVILPNILDRYVVAARALASVGINEFNLNNVNSNSAWITEYVIRQEAALADLLRPYGIKLCLSVNYANPVLALCNQTTGGTTSTGVTYWADETTRIGTAANSTTMDINNKDYEQWWYDKTVQIQKKIPDFAGYTVKANSEGQAGPQSYGNTHAEGANHMAAKLGELGVTVFWRSFVYDASVDNDRLNRAYMEFGPADDTEDDRDVSFLDNVFVQTKNGPLDFQSREPFHPMFGRMTNTNQAIELQITMEYLGHSTYMTYLGTMWEEIFKSDTYANGEGTLVGNILDGSAQGQADTAIVGVNNMGNHETVTGHNFLQANTYSFGRQSWNWTLNAEDIADEWTRMTWGNDEETVDTLVNMMMGSREAVVDTQGAYGLLHQQSQSIDTDHYGPGQWDFATQDDWGPAYYNKASKDGIGFRRTIEGRIADFLPVPKEGSVDEKYYPLANQYFPELTEMFSNIETCPEEYLLTFHHVPWDYELENGLTMWENLIYKNQEGVQYATYLRETWENLEGKIDQYRWEHTMKKLISQEFDMARWRDEQIKYWLIVSGRDMPTDTAPLSITIEAGGKEHRGFDLGRAITSWAAADPSQSVPASTTGINAPASGVGTQKYVIYVPYGTTVPTIDNVIPYDQDASFEIIKQAASMSDTAVVKVTKDNYFNSESGESFGSIVQNYTFEFQYDTTLSSISVDGTAMESFAGNKTVYDAYTKNPAPVVSAVASDPAATVVVNQVTKAPGTATITVSNNGAPTTTYKVNLAPPANKKDDFESNILDYKWSWVRENNSNWSLTSVPGAMTITSQAGNLRGSTNTAQNILLQDAPGEGDWIIETKIDFSRAPASNGEQGGIIAYVDDNNYLMTSWKRGSSSNVVEFIREENGTATTFTSSMSDVNNLAAGPNKDKIWLRIEKRGNSYLGYFANDGQTWKPCRIYNSTATNRTPAMTTLRQTPTKVGVVAMNENGTSNTLNASYDYFTITTMGEEIPFGGVIPTNKNALSNLITQTELLVPTDYTPASWALVQTALDAAKLLMADEEATQEAVDAAVLALQQALSTLADTSMVKLKASLAQAKLMSTTDWSEEDKQALKDAIATGQALVDASSTDDEAILAAIAALEAAASAQPIPRYGYVPYGTPELATGVIDPLWDDAKSLPVDRHLTMANGPASGLGKLLWDDQNLYVLAEITDPVLNNSNSNTYQHDSVEIFVDENNSKASSFGNGMGQYRVSFTNQQSFGNTSYSTGFESWAWTTDTGYVVLAKIPFKYYTPAANKEIGFDLQINDAGVSGSRQDVVMWYDTSGSSYNNGSGWGTARLMEKDTVPVDKTNLNAAIAKASGLTEGEYTAESWAVLANALTAAQGVAADTAATQEAVDSAAQTLTQAIEALVKAVEPVDKSALEALIDEAEGLKETDYTAESWAIFANAFAAAKSTAADTAATQEAVDEAVIALQAAVEGLEKAGEPGEEIPVTALKITGSSTVKRNKTAQLTAVITPTNATDKEVVWTSVNPNVAEVDENGLVTATSQTGFAIIQATASNGVTAQFTIRVTA, from the coding sequence ATGAACACAAAAAGAATTATTTCATTAATCCTAGTATTGGTTTTGGCAATTCCTCTAAACCTCTTTGGCGGTATTATCGCATTTGCGGCGGATGCAAAGACGGTAACCGGTTCCAGCGACGATTACAACGGAGCTGAAATGTGGCTGCGGTATGTTTTGGTCGATGATAATGATCTGCTGCAATCTTATAAGAATACCATTAAGAGTATTATTGTGCCCGAGGAGAATGCAGCGGCTCTCTACAAATTCTCCGAGACAGACCTGTTCTATGAATCCTATGGCTATAAGGGACTTCAGCAGCCGGCAGGCTCCACTGAAGTCATTCCTCAGACCACTTTAGAAGCCGCACGCATAGAGTTGGATCAGGCTTTTGAAGGCCTGCTTGGTTCTAAGATCCCCAAGGCAACTAAAGTTTCGGATGGTGCTGTTATCGTTGGTACCCCGGCTACTTCTGACATTATTGCCGGGCTGAACCTAGACAGCGCACTGGGCGAAGTCGGCGATGAGGGCTATATTATTAAATCACTTTCCGTTAGTGGCAGTAAGGTGACTGTCATTGCCGGTAACACCGAAATCGGCGCCCTTTATGGCACCTATGCTTTCCTGCGCTTGATTCAGACTCAGGAATCCATCTCTGATCTGAATATTTCTGATTTTCCAAAGGTGAATCACCGTCGCATTAACAGTTGGGAAAAAGAGCGCTTTTATGCAGGCAATAACGTAGGCACCAACTACGATAAAGGCGGCCTCAACGGCGAAAGCGGCTTCCTCTTTAACTTTGATCTTTCGCTGAGCTCCAGCACCGGCGGAAATGTTGCTCACAGCAACAAAAACGCAGGAGCCGTTATTCTGCCCAATATTCTGGATCGATATGTTGTGGCGGCTCGTGCTCTTGCTTCGGTGGGCATTAACGAGTTTAACCTGAATAACGTTAACTCCAACTCTGCGTGGATTACCGAGTATGTTATCCGGCAGGAAGCCGCTCTGGCCGACCTTCTGCGGCCTTACGGCATTAAGCTTTGCCTGTCTGTTAACTACGCAAACCCTGTTCTTGCCCTTTGCAATCAAACCACCGGCGGCACCACCTCTACCGGTGTGACCTACTGGGCAGACGAAACCACCCGGATTGGCACCGCTGCCAACTCCACCACCATGGACATCAACAATAAGGATTACGAGCAGTGGTGGTATGACAAGACTGTGCAGATTCAAAAGAAAATTCCCGATTTTGCGGGTTATACTGTCAAGGCCAACTCGGAAGGCCAAGCAGGACCGCAGTCTTACGGCAACACCCATGCGGAAGGCGCCAACCATATGGCTGCCAAGCTGGGTGAGCTGGGTGTGACGGTGTTTTGGCGGTCTTTCGTGTACGATGCTTCTGTGGATAACGATCGTCTCAACCGTGCTTATATGGAATTCGGCCCCGCCGATGACACGGAAGACGACAGGGACGTATCCTTCTTGGATAATGTATTTGTCCAGACAAAGAACGGGCCCCTCGACTTCCAGTCACGAGAGCCTTTCCACCCCATGTTTGGCCGGATGACTAACACCAACCAAGCCATTGAGCTGCAGATTACCATGGAATATCTGGGGCATTCCACCTATATGACCTATCTGGGCACCATGTGGGAGGAAATTTTCAAATCCGATACCTACGCCAATGGCGAGGGCACCCTCGTGGGCAATATTCTTGATGGCTCTGCTCAGGGGCAGGCTGATACTGCCATTGTGGGTGTCAACAACATGGGCAATCACGAAACGGTTACCGGCCACAATTTCTTGCAGGCCAATACATATTCCTTTGGCCGCCAGAGTTGGAACTGGACACTCAATGCCGAAGACATTGCCGATGAGTGGACCCGTATGACCTGGGGCAACGACGAAGAAACCGTTGATACCCTCGTAAATATGATGATGGGGTCTCGGGAAGCTGTTGTGGATACACAGGGCGCTTATGGCCTTCTGCACCAGCAATCCCAGAGTATCGATACCGACCACTACGGCCCCGGCCAGTGGGATTTCGCTACCCAAGACGATTGGGGTCCTGCCTACTATAACAAAGCCTCCAAGGATGGCATCGGTTTCCGCCGCACCATAGAGGGCAGAATCGCCGATTTCCTGCCTGTTCCGAAGGAAGGCTCTGTTGATGAAAAATACTATCCTCTGGCCAACCAGTATTTCCCTGAACTGACCGAAATGTTCTCCAACATTGAAACCTGCCCCGAAGAATACCTCCTTACTTTCCACCATGTGCCTTGGGACTATGAGTTGGAAAATGGCCTCACCATGTGGGAAAACCTGATTTACAAAAATCAGGAGGGCGTGCAGTATGCCACCTACCTGCGGGAGACTTGGGAGAATCTGGAAGGTAAAATCGACCAGTACCGCTGGGAACACACCATGAAAAAGCTGATCAGCCAAGAGTTTGATATGGCCCGCTGGCGTGATGAGCAGATCAAATATTGGCTGATTGTAAGCGGTCGGGATATGCCTACCGACACTGCGCCACTTTCTATCACCATTGAAGCAGGCGGCAAGGAGCACCGTGGATTTGATCTGGGCCGCGCCATCACCTCCTGGGCGGCTGCTGATCCCAGCCAGAGTGTGCCTGCCAGCACCACCGGCATCAATGCGCCAGCCTCTGGTGTGGGAACCCAGAAGTATGTAATTTATGTTCCCTACGGCACCACTGTTCCTACAATTGACAATGTCATTCCTTACGACCAAGACGCTTCGTTTGAAATTATCAAACAGGCTGCCAGTATGAGCGATACTGCAGTGGTCAAGGTGACCAAAGACAATTACTTCAACTCCGAATCCGGCGAATCCTTTGGTTCTATCGTACAGAATTATACCTTTGAGTTCCAGTATGATACCACTCTTTCAAGTATCAGCGTCGACGGAACAGCTATGGAATCCTTTGCAGGTAACAAAACTGTTTACGATGCTTACACCAAGAACCCAGCACCGGTGGTTTCTGCTGTGGCCAGCGACCCTGCTGCCACTGTGGTGGTGAATCAGGTCACCAAAGCTCCCGGTACCGCAACCATTACGGTCAGCAACAATGGTGCACCAACTACGACCTACAAGGTAAACCTGGCTCCTCCTGCAAACAAGAAAGATGATTTTGAGAGCAACATTCTCGACTACAAGTGGTCTTGGGTGCGGGAAAACAATTCCAACTGGAGCCTAACCTCGGTTCCGGGAGCCATGACCATTACCTCTCAAGCAGGCAATCTGCGTGGCAGCACCAACACCGCCCAAAACATCCTGTTGCAGGATGCTCCCGGTGAAGGCGACTGGATTATCGAAACCAAGATCGATTTCTCCCGTGCTCCCGCCTCCAATGGTGAGCAGGGCGGCATCATTGCCTATGTGGACGACAATAACTATTTGATGACCAGTTGGAAGCGGGGCAGTTCTTCCAATGTGGTTGAGTTTATCCGCGAGGAGAATGGAACAGCCACTACCTTTACCAGCTCGATGTCGGATGTAAACAATCTGGCAGCTGGACCCAATAAGGATAAGATTTGGCTGCGAATCGAAAAGCGTGGCAACAGCTATCTTGGTTACTTTGCCAATGACGGCCAAACTTGGAAGCCTTGCCGCATCTATAACAGCACAGCCACCAACAGAACCCCAGCCATGACAACGTTAAGACAGACCCCCACCAAGGTTGGCGTGGTTGCTATGAACGAGAATGGCACATCCAACACTCTCAATGCATCCTACGATTACTTTACCATTACAACCATGGGTGAAGAGATTCCGTTTGGTGGGGTGATTCCTACCAATAAAAACGCCCTCAGCAACTTGATTACCCAGACCGAGCTTCTGGTGCCAACAGACTATACCCCTGCTTCTTGGGCTCTTGTACAAACCGCCCTTGACGCTGCCAAGCTCTTAATGGCGGACGAAGAAGCTACTCAGGAAGCTGTTGATGCAGCTGTCCTAGCTCTCCAACAAGCTCTGAGCACTCTGGCCGATACCAGCATGGTCAAGCTCAAGGCATCCCTAGCCCAAGCGAAGCTTATGAGCACCACCGACTGGTCGGAAGAAGACAAGCAGGCCCTTAAGGATGCGATAGCCACCGGACAGGCACTGGTTGATGCAAGTTCCACCGACGATGAGGCAATTCTTGCCGCCATTGCCGCTCTGGAAGCCGCCGCATCGGCACAGCCGATCCCCAGATACGGCTATGTACCTTATGGCACTCCCGAGCTTGCAACCGGAGTCATCGATCCCCTGTGGGACGATGCAAAGAGCCTCCCCGTCGACCGGCACCTGACCATGGCCAACGGGCCTGCCAGCGGTCTTGGCAAGCTTCTGTGGGATGATCAGAATCTGTATGTTCTGGCCGAGATCACCGACCCTGTGCTGAACAACAGCAACAGCAACACCTACCAGCACGACTCGGTGGAAATCTTTGTAGACGAAAACAATTCCAAAGCCAGCTCCTTTGGCAACGGTATGGGCCAGTACCGTGTAAGCTTTACCAACCAGCAGTCCTTTGGCAATACCAGCTACAGCACAGGCTTTGAATCCTGGGCATGGACCACCGACACCGGCTATGTAGTCTTAGCCAAGATTCCCTTTAAGTACTACACACCAGCGGCAAACAAAGAGATCGGCTTTGACCTGCAGATCAACGATGCAGGCGTATCCGGCAGCCGTCAGGATGTGGTCATGTGGTACGATACCTCCGGTTCCTCTTACAACAACGGCTCGGGATGGGGAACTGCCCGGCTGATGGAGAAAGATACTGTTCCGGTTGACAAAACCAACCTGAACGCAGCCATCGCGAAGGCATCCGGCCTGACCGAAGGGGAATACACCGCTGAGAGCTGGGCCGTCCTTGCCAATGCCCTTACAGCAGCGCAGGGCGTAGCGGCCGATACCGCAGCCACTCAGGAAGCGGTTGATTCTGCAGCTCAAACCCTTACCCAAGCCATAGAGGCTCTGGTAAAAGCAGTGGAACCTGTTGACAAGTCTGCTCTGGAAGCCCTGATTGATGAAGCAGAAGGGTTGAAAGAGACCGACTACACCGCTGAAAGCTGGGCAATCTTCGCCAATGCTTTCGCAGCAGCCAAGAGCACAGCAGCGGATACCGCAGCCACCCAGGAAGCGGTTGACGAAGCAGTCATTGCCCTGCAAGCAGCTGTGGAAGGATTGGAGAAAGCGGGCGAACCGGGTGAAGAAATTCCCGTAACCGCTCTCAAGATCACCGGCAGCTCCACCGTTAAGCGGAACAAGACAGCACAGCTGACCGCCGTAATCACCCCCACCAATGCGACGGATAAAGAGGTTGTTTGGACCTCTGTGAACCCCAACGTAGCGGAAGTGGATGAAAACGGACTGGTAACTGCCACCAGCCAAACCGGCTTTGCCATTATTCAGGCAACGGCCAGCAATGGTGTTACCGCGCAGTTTACGATTCGTGTGACTGCGTAA